A section of the Candidatus Saganbacteria bacterium genome encodes:
- the ssb gene encoding single-stranded DNA-binding protein, whose translation MASLNRIIILGDILSDPETRFSVEGVPMVKFAMPISSGFNQANNQIEVVCFGKLAETNSQLVRKNLNVLVEGRIQIRSFDDQGGTKKWVTEVVATSLKILGAQGKPEQPAKLAVQAVEEAFGEEEVEELPPDDLPF comes from the coding sequence GTGGCCAGCCTCAATAGGATCATTATTCTAGGAGATATTCTTTCCGATCCGGAAACAAGATTTTCAGTTGAAGGGGTTCCTATGGTCAAGTTCGCTATGCCGATTAGCAGCGGATTTAATCAAGCGAATAATCAGATCGAAGTCGTATGTTTTGGCAAGCTTGCGGAAACAAATAGCCAATTAGTTAGAAAGAATTTGAATGTTCTGGTCGAAGGCCGGATACAAATAAGATCTTTTGACGACCAGGGCGGCACAAAAAAATGGGTGACTGAAGTTGTTGCAACATCGTTAAAGATATTGGGAGCCCAAGGCAAGCCCGAACAACCGGCAAAACTTGCCGTTCAGGCTGTTGAAGAAGCGTTTGGCGAAGAAGAAGTCGAAGAACTTCCGCCGGACGATCTCCCATTTTAA
- the ssb gene encoding single-stranded DNA-binding protein has translation MYNKVFLVGNLARDAEVRYTPAGLPVAKLTLAVNRQKKKDGSVSEADFIPLVAWRKLAEICGEYLKKGMPIAVEGNLQVRSFKGRDGQDRTMAEVVIDNMQMLGSKKREGSSENKSEEAPF, from the coding sequence ATGTATAACAAAGTATTTTTAGTAGGCAATTTAGCCCGTGACGCTGAAGTAAGATATACTCCGGCGGGACTTCCTGTCGCGAAGCTTACGTTGGCCGTCAACAGGCAAAAGAAGAAAGATGGAAGCGTGTCCGAAGCGGATTTTATACCGCTTGTAGCCTGGAGAAAGCTTGCGGAGATTTGCGGCGAATATTTAAAAAAGGGAATGCCAATCGCCGTTGAAGGGAATTTGCAGGTTAGGTCATTTAAAGGCCGGGACGGGCAAGATAGGACGATGGCCGAAGTAGTGATCGACAATATGCAAATGCTAGGATCGAAGAAACGGGAAGGAAGCTCCGAAAATAAATCAGAAGAGGCCCCGTTCTAG
- a CDS encoding 30S ribosomal protein S18 gives MRSKAKSRGSANDSGTGKPVKRRRKKPCIFCEGKPNLDYKDIPSVRKFLSDRAKILARRTTGCCALHQRMVAKTIKRARQISLIPYTLD, from the coding sequence ATGAGATCAAAAGCAAAATCAAGAGGAAGCGCCAATGACAGCGGGACTGGAAAGCCTGTAAAGCGCAGAAGAAAAAAACCTTGCATATTCTGCGAAGGAAAACCGAATTTGGACTATAAAGATATCCCGTCGGTTAGGAAGTTCTTGTCCGACCGCGCAAAAATATTGGCTCGAAGGACGACCGGATGCTGCGCTCTCCACCAAAGGATGGTCGCAAAAACAATTAAGCGGGCAAGACAGATTTCGCTTATTCCTTACACGCTGGATTAA